From Bufo gargarizans isolate SCDJY-AF-19 chromosome 10, ASM1485885v1, whole genome shotgun sequence, the proteins below share one genomic window:
- the C10H16orf74 gene encoding uncharacterized protein C16orf74 homolog gives MYGFDDAAGIFLDLRSRGQNDSMGLHVSCLKALQMCNTSDEASRRFPDRHLNVPDIIITPPTPTGTLNAKTAVQHGRPASPAKRRR, from the exons ATGTACGGATTTGATGACGCTGCTGGGATATTCCTG GATCTGAGGAGCCGAGGGCAGAATGATAGCATGGGCCTCCACGTCTCCTGTCTGAAAG CGCTGCAGATGTGTAACACCAGCGACGAAGCTTCCAGAAGATTCCCAGACAGACACCTGAACGTCCCAGACATCATCATCACCCCTCCCACCCCGACTGGGACCTTGAATGCCAAAACAGCAGTCCAACATGGCCGCCCGGCCTCCCCCGCGAAGAGACGCAGATGA
- the GINS2 gene encoding DNA replication complex GINS protein PSF2 codes for MDASEVEFLAEKELVTIIPNFSLDKVYLIGGDIGPFNPGLPVQVPLWLAINLKQRQKCRIVPPEWMDVEKLEEIRDNERREETFTPMPSAHYMELTKLLLNHASDNIPKADEIRTLVKDTWDTRIAKLRLSADSFVREQEAHAKLDNLTLMEINTIGTFLTESLNHMYKLRTSLQYSEDGQSQEH; via the exons atggatgcttctgaggtggagTTTTTGGCCGAGAAGGAACTGGTGACGATTATCCCCAACTTCAGCCTGGACAAGGTGTACCTCATCGGG GGTGACATAGGTCCCTTTAACCCGGGTCTCCCTGTGCAGGTGCCTCTGTGGCTGGCCATCAACCTGAAGCAGCGCCAGAAATGCCGCATTGTTCCTCCGGAGTGGATGGACGTTG AAAAGCTGGAGGAAATCCGAGACAATGAACGGAGGGAGGAGACCTTCACACCGATGCCCAGTGCCCACTACATGGAACTTACCAAGTTATTGTTAAACCA TGCCTCTGACAACATCCCAAAGGCTGACGAGATCAGGACGCTTGTTAAGGACACGTGGGACACTCGGATCGCCAAGCTCCGATTGTCTGCTGACAGCTTTGTGCGGGAACAGGAAGCCCACGCCAAG CTGGATAACTTAACGCTGATGGAAATTAACACCATTGGAACTTTTTTAACGGAGTCCCTAAACCACATGTACAAATTACGAACCAGCCTGCAGTACTCGGAGGATGGACAGTCCCAGGAACACTGA